One window of Streptomyces sp. SUK 48 genomic DNA carries:
- the sbnA gene encoding 2,3-diaminopropionate biosynthesis protein SbnA, whose product MPVITAPYAFNEGHLFVDLESICGQPLHLKCEGFNFAGSIKLKAANEMVESAERDGLLTPESILVESSSGNLGVALSMIAASKGYQFLCVTDSRCNLSTRLLMEALGSEVHVIADQDSNGGFLGTRIEYVRQLCASDERYVWLSQYTNAGNWRAHYRTTAPEIAQEFPDLDVVFIGAGTTGTLMGCARWFRQWHRPVRIVAVDSVGSVAFGGEPGRRMIPGLGMSMRPPLLDESVVDEVIRVEEADTIRMCHRMARRGFLFGGSTGTVVSGAADWLARHDARGLTAVAIAPDMGERYLDTVYQTNWLQDLYGDHVLEAEGMDDVTEEAEPATRTSERRRRP is encoded by the coding sequence GTGCCTGTCATTACCGCTCCCTATGCCTTCAACGAGGGCCATCTCTTCGTCGACCTGGAGTCGATCTGCGGACAACCCCTCCATCTCAAGTGCGAGGGCTTCAACTTCGCCGGCTCCATCAAGCTGAAGGCCGCGAACGAGATGGTGGAGAGCGCCGAGCGGGACGGACTCCTGACGCCGGAGTCCATCCTCGTCGAGTCCTCCTCCGGGAACCTCGGCGTGGCGCTCAGCATGATCGCCGCCAGCAAGGGCTACCAGTTCCTGTGTGTGACGGACTCCCGTTGCAACCTGTCGACCAGACTGCTGATGGAGGCGCTCGGCAGCGAGGTGCATGTGATCGCCGACCAGGACTCCAACGGCGGTTTCCTGGGCACGCGGATCGAGTACGTGCGCCAGCTGTGCGCGTCCGACGAACGGTACGTGTGGCTCAGCCAGTACACCAACGCGGGCAACTGGCGGGCGCACTACCGCACCACGGCCCCGGAGATCGCGCAGGAGTTCCCGGACCTGGACGTGGTGTTCATCGGGGCCGGCACCACCGGCACCCTGATGGGCTGCGCCCGCTGGTTCCGGCAGTGGCACCGGCCGGTGCGGATCGTCGCCGTGGACAGCGTGGGCTCGGTGGCCTTCGGCGGTGAACCGGGCCGCCGGATGATCCCGGGTCTGGGCATGAGCATGCGCCCGCCACTGCTGGACGAGTCCGTCGTGGACGAGGTGATCCGGGTGGAGGAGGCGGACACCATCCGCATGTGCCACCGGATGGCCCGCCGCGGCTTCCTGTTCGGCGGCTCCACCGGGACCGTCGTCAGCGGGGCCGCCGACTGGCTCGCCCGCCACGACGCCCGCGGGCTGACCGCGGTCGCCATCGCGCCCGACATGGGCGAGCGCTACCTCGACACCGTCTACCAGACCAACTGGCTCCAGGACCTGTACGGCGATCACGTCCTGGAGGCGGAGGGGATGGACGACGTGACGGAGGAGGCCGAGCCCGCGACCCGGACGTCGGAGCGCAGGCGCCGCCCGTAG